A portion of the Acidihalobacter yilgarnensis genome contains these proteins:
- a CDS encoding HsdM family class I SAM-dependent methyltransferase, with translation MDLIDKETWVSMSADVKGDAYEGLLEKNAQDTKSGAGQYFTPRPLIQAIVDAMAPTPKETVSDPACGTGGFLLAAHDYVVKHYPNMTSAEKKKLRGQNFKGWELVQATARLCAMNMLLHGIGTQEHEPIEVGDSLAADPGERFDVVLTNPPFGKKSSTTIVGEGGQVSKERDSVERDDFWATTSNKQLNFVQHVKTLLKQSGRAALVLPDNVLFEGGAGETIRRKLLHDCDVHTLLRLPTGLFYAQGVKANVLFFDKKPASETPWTRKLWIYDLRTNMHFTLKTNTLKREDLDEFVQCYHPENRHDRKATWTEKRSPNGRWRAFDYKDLINRDKASLDIFWLKDESLSDSDNLPAPEVIAAEIVGDLEAALEQFREILADLGEAGSVA, from the coding sequence GTGGACCTGATCGACAAGGAAACCTGGGTGTCGATGAGCGCCGACGTGAAGGGCGACGCCTACGAGGGTCTGCTGGAGAAGAACGCGCAGGACACCAAGTCCGGCGCGGGCCAGTACTTCACGCCGCGCCCGCTGATCCAGGCGATTGTTGATGCCATGGCACCCACGCCCAAGGAAACCGTCTCCGATCCGGCCTGTGGCACCGGCGGCTTTTTGCTGGCGGCGCACGACTATGTGGTGAAGCACTATCCCAACATGACGTCGGCGGAAAAGAAGAAGCTGCGTGGACAGAACTTCAAAGGCTGGGAGTTGGTGCAGGCCACCGCCCGGCTGTGCGCGATGAACATGCTGCTGCACGGTATCGGCACGCAGGAACACGAGCCGATCGAGGTGGGTGATTCGCTGGCCGCCGACCCCGGCGAGCGCTTCGATGTGGTACTGACCAATCCGCCCTTCGGCAAGAAGAGCAGCACGACCATCGTGGGCGAGGGAGGACAGGTCAGCAAGGAACGCGACAGCGTCGAGCGCGACGACTTCTGGGCCACCACTTCGAATAAGCAACTCAACTTCGTCCAGCACGTGAAGACGCTGTTGAAGCAGAGCGGCCGTGCCGCCCTGGTGCTGCCCGACAACGTACTGTTCGAAGGTGGGGCGGGCGAGACCATCCGTCGCAAACTGCTACACGACTGCGACGTCCACACCCTGCTGCGCCTGCCCACCGGCCTGTTCTATGCCCAGGGCGTGAAGGCGAACGTGTTGTTCTTCGACAAGAAGCCCGCCAGTGAGACTCCATGGACTCGCAAGCTGTGGATCTACGACCTGCGCACCAACATGCACTTCACGCTCAAGACAAACACTTTGAAACGGGAAGACCTGGACGAATTCGTGCAGTGCTACCACCCGGAAAACCGGCATGACCGCAAGGCCACCTGGACCGAAAAGCGCAGCCCGAATGGGCGTTGGCGTGCCTTTGACTACAAGGATCTGATCAACCGAGACAAGGCCAGCCTCGACATCTTCTGGCTCAAGGACGAATCTCTGTCTGACTCTGACAACCTGCCCGCACCGGAGGTGATTGCGGCGGAGATTGTGGGGGATTTGGAGGCGGCGTTGGAGCAGTTCCGCGAAATACTGGCGGACTTGGGCGAGGCTGGCAGCGTGGCGTGA
- a CDS encoding IS5 family transposase: MRGADIQQDGLFSTVSPEQRVPKDHPLRPIRQMADEALAALDGDFDALYAGLGRDSIPPEKLLRAQLLMVLYSIRSERQLMEQLDYNLLFRWFVGFSMDDKVWHHSTFTKNRDRLLEGEVAHRFFAQVLKQARGADLLSREHFSVDGTLIEALASLKSYRPKDEDEPPTQGGGRNPSVDFRGERRTRDTHASKTDPQAFLFRKSQGTTAKLSYMGHLLMENRHGLVVDARVSQATGRAEREVGAEMVEALTGTHRVTVGADKNYDTRGFVRRLREANATPHVAQNDTRRTSAIDGRTTAHPGYRSSQTIRKRIEECFGWAKTIGGLRKSRFVGPEKLDFQFVLTMAAYNLVRMRNLGVAAC; the protein is encoded by the coding sequence ATGCGAGGAGCTGATATTCAGCAGGACGGGCTGTTCAGCACGGTGAGTCCGGAGCAACGAGTGCCGAAGGATCACCCACTTCGGCCGATCCGGCAGATGGCCGATGAGGCGCTTGCGGCATTGGATGGCGACTTCGATGCGCTTTACGCAGGACTGGGGCGCGACTCGATCCCACCGGAGAAGCTGCTGCGGGCCCAGCTGCTGATGGTGCTGTACTCGATTCGAAGCGAACGCCAGCTGATGGAGCAGCTCGACTACAACCTGCTATTTCGCTGGTTCGTGGGCTTTTCGATGGATGACAAGGTCTGGCACCACTCGACGTTCACCAAGAACCGCGATCGGTTGCTTGAGGGCGAAGTGGCGCACCGCTTTTTTGCCCAGGTGCTCAAGCAGGCCCGGGGTGCGGATCTGCTGTCCAGGGAGCATTTCAGCGTCGACGGCACCCTGATCGAGGCCCTGGCTTCGCTCAAGAGCTATCGGCCGAAGGATGAAGACGAACCGCCGACGCAGGGCGGCGGCCGCAACCCCTCGGTGGACTTCCGCGGTGAGCGCCGCACGCGCGACACCCATGCCTCGAAGACCGACCCGCAGGCCTTTCTCTTTCGCAAGAGCCAAGGCACGACCGCCAAGCTCAGCTACATGGGCCATCTGCTGATGGAGAACCGCCACGGCCTGGTGGTCGATGCGCGGGTCAGTCAGGCGACGGGCCGGGCCGAACGGGAGGTGGGTGCCGAGATGGTCGAAGCGCTCACAGGCACGCATCGGGTGACCGTGGGCGCGGACAAGAACTACGACACACGGGGCTTCGTGCGGCGGCTTCGCGAGGCGAACGCCACGCCACACGTTGCGCAGAACGACACCCGGCGTACGTCGGCGATCGATGGACGTACCACGGCACATCCTGGCTACCGCAGCAGCCAGACGATCCGCAAGCGGATCGAGGAATGCTTTGGGTGGGCGAAGACGATCGGTGGGCTGCGCAAGAGCCGGTTTGTAGGTCCCGAGAAGCTCGACTTTCAGTTCGTGCTGACGATGGCCGCCTACAACCTGGTTCGGATGCGCAATCTGGGGGTGGCGGCATGTTGA
- a CDS encoding ABC transporter ATP-binding protein produces MSRVLLDVSGVSKTFGGVVANDRVSLSVPEGAIYGLIGPNGSGKTTLFNAIVGYHPLDAGSVRFDGAELSRLRVGDIARRGLLRTFQQTRVYVGMDCMANMRISAPGARAGLRGLFRGFDPETDDQAGELLEFVGLQDKRHVRAGELSFGQQKLLEFAMALMNRPRMLLLDEPTAGINPTLINGLIDRLRRANETFGITLLVIEHNMRVIMNLADHIYCLAHGRMLADGPPEAIRGDQRVIDAYLGAA; encoded by the coding sequence ATGAGCCGTGTGCTGCTTGACGTCAGCGGTGTCAGCAAGACCTTTGGCGGCGTCGTCGCCAACGACCGCGTCAGCCTGAGCGTGCCCGAGGGTGCGATCTACGGCCTCATCGGCCCCAACGGCTCCGGTAAGACCACCCTGTTCAACGCCATTGTCGGCTACCACCCCCTCGACGCCGGCAGCGTGCGCTTCGACGGTGCCGAGCTATCGCGGCTGCGCGTCGGCGATATCGCCCGGCGCGGCTTGCTGCGCACCTTCCAGCAGACCCGCGTGTACGTCGGCATGGACTGCATGGCCAACATGCGCATCTCCGCGCCCGGCGCCCGCGCCGGCCTGCGCGGCCTGTTCCGTGGTTTCGACCCCGAGACCGACGATCAGGCCGGTGAGCTGCTCGAATTCGTCGGCCTGCAGGACAAGCGCCACGTGCGCGCCGGCGAACTCTCTTTTGGCCAGCAGAAGCTGCTCGAATTTGCCATGGCGCTGATGAACCGCCCACGCATGCTATTGCTAGACGAGCCCACCGCCGGCATCAATCCCACCCTGATCAACGGCCTCATCGACCGCCTGCGCCGTGCCAACGAAACCTTCGGCATCACCCTGCTGGTCATCGAGCACAACATGCGCGTGATCATGAACCTCGCCGACCACATCTATTGCCTCGCCCACGGCCGCATGCTCGCCGATGGCCCGCCAGAGGCCATCCGCGGCGATCAGCGCGTGATCGACGCCTACCTGGGCGCTGCCTGA
- a CDS encoding type I restriction endonuclease subunit R, whose amino-acid sequence MTPQPEQQAREAIDELLMAAGWAVQDAVAANTHAAQGGV is encoded by the coding sequence GTGACGCCTCAACCCGAACAACAAGCCAGGGAAGCGATCGACGAGCTGCTCATGGCGGCGGGTTGGGCAGTTCAGGATGCCGTTGCCGCGAACACTCATGCCGCGCAAGGCGGCGTCTAA
- a CDS encoding GIY-YIG nuclease family protein, translated as MCTSLRAKKKGTLYTGVTSNLPGRVWQHKEKVVAGFTKKYDVSLLVYFEMHPVAESAILREKQIKKWNRAWKISLIEENNPAWRDLYDEIV; from the coding sequence ATGTGTACATCCTTGCGAGCAAAAAAAAAAGGCACGCTATACACGGGTGTTACCTCGAATCTCCCTGGAAGGGTTTGGCAGCACAAGGAAAAGGTCGTAGCAGGTTTCACGAAGAAATACGACGTCAGCCTGCTTGTGTATTTCGAGATGCATCCGGTAGCGGAGTCCGCAATCCTGCGGGAAAAGCAAATCAAGAAATGGAATCGAGCGTGGAAAATTTCACTGATTGAAGAAAATAACCCGGCATGGCGCGATTTATATGATGAGATTGTTTGA
- a CDS encoding endonuclease NucS domain-containing protein encodes MPIQHAIWKVGDKPEPLSASKLASEQKLEAMIVREPHILSSEWMLIGQQESTNYGGRIDLLAIAPDGSLVLIELKRDKTPREIVAQALDYASWVEQLTSDKIAQIYQRFTNGGKLNEAFKQHFGTELDEGTLNQSHQIIIVASALDATTERIIGYLNARDIAINAVFFQVFQHGDEQLLSRVWLIDPGETQANVAITTTSKGEKEPWNGEYYVSFGDASSRSWEDARQYGFISAGGGSWYSQTLKLLSPGDRVWVKIPKTGYVGVGRVTETVRPIKEFTVQTLTGERPALEVLKHADSYKQYADDPEKAEYFVRVDWIDSVPEEKAINEVGLFGNQNTVCQPTTPKWRHTVEQLKTYFQHWDRKLD; translated from the coding sequence ATGCCCATTCAACACGCCATTTGGAAAGTCGGGGACAAACCCGAGCCACTTTCGGCAAGTAAGCTCGCCAGCGAGCAGAAATTGGAAGCTATGATTGTGCGCGAACCGCACATCCTTTCCAGCGAATGGATGCTGATCGGGCAGCAGGAGAGTACCAACTATGGGGGGCGCATTGATCTCCTAGCCATTGCCCCTGACGGTTCGCTGGTTTTGATCGAACTCAAGCGCGATAAAACGCCGCGTGAGATTGTTGCGCAGGCCCTCGACTATGCCTCGTGGGTGGAGCAGTTGACTTCCGATAAGATCGCTCAGATTTATCAGCGTTTCACCAACGGTGGCAAGCTGAACGAGGCGTTTAAGCAGCACTTCGGTACTGAGCTGGATGAGGGTACGCTGAACCAGAGCCACCAGATCATCATTGTCGCATCGGCGCTAGATGCGACTACCGAGCGAATCATCGGTTATCTCAATGCCCGCGACATCGCCATTAATGCCGTGTTTTTCCAGGTGTTCCAGCATGGTGATGAGCAACTGCTGAGTCGCGTATGGCTCATCGATCCCGGTGAGACGCAGGCGAATGTGGCGATTACGACGACAAGCAAGGGCGAAAAAGAACCCTGGAATGGGGAATATTACGTGTCTTTTGGCGATGCAAGCTCGCGGAGTTGGGAAGACGCACGCCAGTATGGCTTCATCAGCGCGGGAGGAGGCAGTTGGTATAGTCAGACGCTTAAACTCCTCTCACCAGGTGACAGGGTGTGGGTGAAGATTCCAAAGACGGGGTATGTCGGTGTCGGCCGAGTTACAGAGACGGTGCGCCCCATCAAAGAATTTACTGTTCAGACACTGACCGGTGAGCGCCCAGCATTGGAGGTATTGAAGCACGCCGATTCTTACAAGCAGTACGCCGATGATCCTGAGAAGGCGGAGTACTTTGTGCGGGTAGATTGGATTGATTCGGTGCCCGAAGAAAAAGCCATCAATGAGGTCGGTTTGTTCGGCAATCAGAATACCGTTTGCCAGCCAACCACACCCAAGTGGCGGCATACGGTGGAGCAGCTCAAGACGTACTTTCAGCACTGGGACAGAAAGCTAGACTGA
- a CDS encoding class I SAM-dependent DNA methyltransferase: protein MKQEEQQFLSDLDKRLWTMANKLLPMLDAAVYKHVVLGLIFLKYVSDSFKERREALNAAFRDPENDYYLGDDGEELIEQELEARDYFTEKNVFWVPALARWDFLQANAKVALGTVLEVKNGKIYEYKFNGIGRLLDDALEAVEKENPKLKGVLEKDYARKQIDAALPGLIDLIAEIPFKHGTLHAKDILGHVYEYFLGEFAMAEGKKGGQYYTPKSIVTTIVEMLEPYQGRVYDPCCGSGGFFVQSEKFVEEHGGRIGQLSVYGQESNPTTWRLACMNLAIRGMDFDLGKEPASTYTRDQHPDLRADFIMANPPFNMKEWNAGVKDDDPRWQYGIPPANNANFAWMQHMIHHLAPHGSMALLLANGSMSSNTNNEGEIRKALIEADLVECMVALPGQLFTNTQIPACIWFLTKTKQGSRHSAPSSRHSREGGNPEFRNRKGETLFIDARNLGYMKDRVLRDFAPEDIRKIADTFHAWKSDSRHSRENGNPVAYEDIPGFCKSATLEYIQKHEYVLTPGRYVGAAEQEADSEPFEDKMARLTAQLSEQFGESARLEAVIRENLARLGYGG, encoded by the coding sequence ATGAAACAAGAAGAACAGCAATTCCTCAGCGACCTCGACAAGCGCCTGTGGACTATGGCCAACAAGCTGTTGCCCATGCTCGACGCCGCCGTTTACAAACACGTCGTGCTCGGCCTCATTTTCCTCAAATATGTGTCGGATTCTTTCAAGGAGCGCCGCGAAGCGCTAAATGCCGCCTTCCGCGACCCGGAGAACGACTACTACCTCGGCGATGACGGCGAAGAGCTGATCGAACAGGAGCTCGAAGCCCGCGATTATTTCACCGAGAAGAACGTCTTCTGGGTGCCGGCGCTGGCGCGTTGGGATTTTCTGCAAGCTAATGCCAAGGTCGCGCTCGGTACCGTGCTGGAAGTGAAGAACGGCAAAATCTACGAATACAAATTCAACGGCATCGGCCGCCTGCTCGACGACGCGCTCGAAGCCGTCGAGAAGGAAAACCCCAAACTCAAAGGCGTGCTGGAAAAAGACTACGCCCGCAAGCAGATCGACGCCGCGCTGCCGGGCCTCATCGACCTTATCGCCGAAATCCCTTTCAAGCACGGCACGCTTCACGCCAAGGACATCCTCGGCCACGTCTACGAATACTTCCTCGGCGAGTTCGCCATGGCCGAGGGCAAGAAGGGCGGGCAGTACTACACGCCCAAGAGCATCGTTACCACCATCGTCGAAATGCTGGAGCCTTACCAGGGCCGCGTGTACGACCCCTGCTGCGGTTCCGGCGGCTTTTTCGTGCAGTCGGAAAAGTTTGTCGAAGAACACGGCGGCCGCATTGGTCAGCTCTCCGTCTACGGGCAGGAATCCAACCCCACCACCTGGCGGCTGGCGTGCATGAATCTCGCCATTCGCGGTATGGACTTCGACCTCGGCAAGGAGCCCGCCAGCACCTACACCCGCGACCAACACCCCGACCTGCGCGCCGACTTCATCATGGCCAACCCACCCTTCAATATGAAGGAATGGAACGCCGGCGTGAAAGACGACGACCCGCGCTGGCAATACGGCATTCCGCCTGCGAACAACGCCAACTTCGCCTGGATGCAGCACATGATCCACCATCTGGCGCCGCATGGCAGCATGGCCCTGCTGCTCGCCAACGGCTCCATGAGCAGCAACACCAACAACGAAGGCGAAATCCGCAAAGCGCTAATCGAAGCCGACCTCGTCGAATGCATGGTCGCGCTGCCCGGCCAGCTCTTCACCAACACCCAGATTCCCGCCTGCATCTGGTTCCTTACCAAAACCAAACAGGGTAGCCGCCATTCCGCGCCTTCTTCTCGTCATTCCCGCGAAGGCGGGAATCCAGAATTTAGAAACCGCAAGGGCGAAACCCTCTTCATCGACGCGCGCAACCTCGGCTACATGAAAGACCGCGTGCTGCGCGACTTCGCCCCCGAAGACATTCGCAAAATCGCCGACACCTTCCATGCCTGGAAGTCCGATAGCCGTCATTCCCGCGAAAACGGGAATCCAGTGGCTTATGAAGACATCCCCGGCTTCTGCAAATCGGCAACGCTCGAATACATCCAAAAGCACGAGTACGTGCTCACCCCCGGACGCTACGTCGGCGCGGCGGAGCAGGAAGCCGACAGCGAACCGTTCGAGGACAAGATGGCGCGGCTCACGGCCCAGTTGAGCGAACAGTTCGGCGAAAGCGCGCGGTTGGAAGCGGTGATACGCGAGAATCTGGCGAGGTTGGGTTATGGCGGGTGA
- a CDS encoding ABC transporter ATP-binding protein, with protein sequence MQPRWNPPKPPRVSGHGGGDVDLVMSVESVAREAAALAEQRPDDAALRRLAHDAPLLSLRGLEAGYGRMQILHGLDLHVATGQSLCLIGPNGAGKSTVLHSIYGFTRITGGAVELEGRAIGGLTPEQKLRDAGIAYVMQDNSVFPRMTVEENLLMGGYLMPRREAARAAAADVLARYPRLAQRRQAAAGTLSGGERRLLEIARALIMQPRVLLVDEPSIGLEPRYIDAVFEILRELQHEQGKTIVLVEQNAKKGLEFADLGYVLVSGQLAMAGSGDELLENPDVGRLFLGG encoded by the coding sequence ATGCAGCCGCGCTGGAACCCACCCAAGCCGCCCCGCGTCTCCGGCCACGGCGGGGGCGATGTCGACCTCGTCATGTCCGTCGAGTCGGTCGCGCGCGAGGCCGCCGCGCTCGCCGAGCAACGCCCGGACGACGCCGCCCTGCGGCGTCTGGCGCACGATGCCCCGCTGCTCAGCCTGCGGGGTCTCGAAGCCGGCTATGGACGCATGCAGATCCTGCACGGCCTCGACCTGCACGTTGCCACCGGCCAGTCGCTGTGCCTGATCGGGCCCAACGGCGCTGGCAAATCCACCGTGTTGCACTCGATCTACGGCTTCACCCGCATCACTGGCGGCGCCGTCGAGCTGGAGGGTCGCGCCATCGGCGGCCTCACCCCCGAGCAGAAGCTACGCGACGCCGGCATCGCCTACGTCATGCAGGACAACTCCGTGTTCCCGCGCATGACGGTCGAGGAAAATCTGCTCATGGGTGGCTACCTCATGCCGCGCCGTGAAGCCGCCCGCGCCGCTGCGGCCGATGTTCTCGCCCGTTACCCGCGTCTCGCCCAGCGCCGCCAGGCCGCCGCCGGCACACTCTCCGGCGGCGAACGCCGCCTGCTCGAAATCGCCCGCGCCCTCATCATGCAGCCCCGCGTGCTGCTCGTGGATGAGCCCTCCATCGGCTTGGAGCCGCGCTACATCGATGCCGTCTTCGAAATCCTGCGCGAATTGCAGCACGAACAAGGCAAGACCATCGTTCTCGTCGAACAAAACGCCAAAAAAGGCCTCGAATTCGCCGATCTCGGCTACGTCCTCGTCTCCGGCCAGCTCGCGATGGCCGGCTCCGGCGACGAACTCCTCGAAAACCCCGACGTCGGCCGCTTGTTCCTCGGCGGCTGA
- the rhuM gene encoding virulence protein RhuM/Fic/DOC family protein yields the protein MSAGGGELVIFEAAGQPVEVRLDAQGDTVWLTQRQMGALFDTTPENVLMHLKNIFREAELDETATTKDFLAVRTEGKRNVRRNLRHYNLDAIISVGYRVSSRRAVLFRQWATGVLREHLTRGYTLNHQRFEQNARELDAALALVRKAAQSPELRGDEGRGLVDVVTRYAQTFLLLQRYDEGLLAEPQVVAGGRLPTLAEAHAALAGLKAELIARGEATPLFAQERGDAFAALLGNLEQTVFGEPAYPSVEAKAAHLLYFVIKNHPFSDGNKRSAAFLFVDFLNRNARLLDVAGHPVINDIGLAALALLVAESDPAQKETMIRLIMNMLVGAVHDH from the coding sequence ATGAGCGCCGGCGGCGGCGAATTGGTAATTTTTGAGGCGGCGGGGCAGCCGGTTGAGGTGCGCCTGGATGCCCAGGGGGATACGGTCTGGTTGACGCAGCGGCAGATGGGCGCGCTGTTCGACACCACGCCGGAAAACGTCTTGATGCACCTGAAGAACATATTCCGTGAGGCGGAACTGGACGAGACGGCAACGACTAAGGATTTCTTAGCAGTTCGAACCGAGGGCAAGCGTAATGTCCGGCGCAACCTGAGGCATTACAACCTCGACGCCATTATTTCGGTCGGCTACCGCGTCAGCTCAAGGCGCGCCGTGCTGTTCCGCCAATGGGCAACGGGTGTGCTGCGCGAACATCTGACCCGTGGCTACACCCTCAACCACCAGCGCTTCGAGCAGAATGCCCGCGAGCTGGATGCGGCGCTGGCGCTGGTGCGCAAGGCGGCGCAAAGCCCGGAATTACGGGGTGACGAGGGGCGCGGCCTGGTGGATGTGGTGACGCGCTATGCGCAGACCTTCCTGCTGCTGCAACGCTACGACGAGGGTCTGCTGGCCGAGCCGCAGGTGGTGGCTGGCGGCCGGTTGCCCACGCTGGCCGAGGCGCACGCGGCATTGGCCGGGTTGAAGGCTGAGCTGATCGCGCGCGGTGAGGCAACGCCGTTGTTCGCGCAGGAGCGGGGCGATGCCTTTGCCGCCTTGCTCGGCAATCTTGAGCAGACAGTGTTCGGCGAACCCGCTTACCCGAGCGTGGAGGCGAAGGCGGCGCACCTGTTGTATTTCGTCATCAAGAACCATCCATTTTCGGACGGCAACAAGCGCAGCGCCGCCTTTTTGTTCGTGGACTTTCTGAATCGAAACGCCCGCCTGTTGGACGTGGCCGGGCACCCCGTAATTAACGACATCGGCCTGGCTGCCCTGGCTTTGCTGGTGGCCGAGTCCGACCCGGCGCAGAAGGAAACGATGATCCGGTTGATCATGAACATGTTGGTGGGGGCGGTGCATGATCACTGA
- a CDS encoding restriction endonuclease: MARRKQSGFEDLIEVASRLPWWAGVVLAAIAYLVLHPVAIREIAVSGNLKTLGPSMVAQLFKTLATFGQYLLPVAFLIGSVISVFKRRKRNQLVEQTQARGKQSALLDMSWREFEMLVGEAFRRRGFTVEETGGNGPDGGIDLVLRKGREIHLVQCKQWKALKVGVDVVRQLYGVMAAKGATGGFVVTSGQFSADAKVFAEGQNIELIEGKQLLAMIQTAKASGVAATATMVQPMVKKDIEKVDSAPACPRCGGSMVRRVARQGSNAGNAFWGCSTYPKCRGVTAIDQ; encoded by the coding sequence ATGGCGCGACGTAAACAGAGTGGCTTTGAAGATCTGATCGAAGTGGCGTCCAGGCTGCCCTGGTGGGCCGGAGTGGTGTTGGCGGCGATTGCCTATCTTGTGCTGCATCCGGTTGCGATTCGGGAGATTGCGGTGTCAGGTAATCTCAAAACGCTTGGCCCCTCTATGGTGGCGCAATTGTTCAAGACACTCGCCACATTTGGCCAATATCTATTGCCAGTCGCATTTTTGATTGGTTCGGTGATTTCTGTTTTCAAGCGACGCAAACGCAACCAGCTGGTCGAGCAGACCCAGGCTCGGGGTAAGCAAAGCGCCTTACTTGATATGAGCTGGCGCGAGTTTGAAATGTTGGTGGGCGAGGCATTCAGGCGTCGGGGTTTCACGGTTGAGGAAACGGGGGGTAATGGCCCGGACGGTGGGATCGACCTGGTGTTGAGAAAGGGGCGTGAGATTCACCTTGTGCAATGCAAGCAGTGGAAAGCGCTCAAGGTGGGTGTGGATGTGGTGCGGCAGCTTTATGGTGTGATGGCGGCAAAGGGTGCAACCGGTGGTTTTGTCGTTACATCGGGGCAGTTTTCAGCAGATGCTAAGGTCTTTGCGGAAGGACAAAACATCGAATTGATCGAAGGTAAGCAGCTGCTTGCCATGATCCAGACGGCGAAAGCTTCGGGTGTGGCCGCGACCGCCACTATGGTTCAGCCAATGGTGAAAAAGGATATAGAGAAGGTGGATTCTGCGCCTGCCTGCCCCCGTTGCGGCGGATCAATGGTTCGCCGTGTTGCCAGACAGGGAAGTAATGCGGGCAATGCATTCTGGGGGTGTTCTACCTACCCAAAATGTCGGGGCGTCACGGCAATTGATCAATAA
- a CDS encoding type I restriction-modification system subunit M N-terminal domain-containing protein, whose amino-acid sequence MNTASIVQKLWNYCNVLRDDGMSYGDYVEQLTYLLFLKMADERSRSPYNQPSPVLAGYDWPSLVKKDGDELFEHYRHTLEELGRQKGLLGLIFTKSQNKFDSRRFMAALTLRAPMGVQSPVEIVRTRLSCGG is encoded by the coding sequence GTGAACACCGCCAGCATCGTTCAAAAACTCTGGAACTACTGCAACGTCCTGCGTGACGACGGCATGAGCTACGGCGACTACGTGGAGCAGCTCACCTATCTGCTGTTCCTGAAAATGGCCGACGAGCGTAGCCGCTCGCCCTACAACCAGCCCAGCCCGGTGCTCGCCGGCTATGACTGGCCCAGCCTGGTGAAGAAGGACGGCGACGAGCTGTTCGAGCACTACCGCCACACGCTGGAGGAGCTGGGCAGGCAGAAAGGCTTACTCGGCCTGATCTTCACCAAGTCGCAGAACAAGTTTGATTCGCGCCGCTTTATGGCGGCGCTCACCCTGCGGGCGCCTATGGGCGTCCAATCTCCAGTGGAGATTGTCAGGACCCGGCTAAGCTGCGGCGGCTGA
- a CDS encoding restriction endonuclease subunit S translates to MAGERNKMTIGEIAAKTRNALVGGPFGSNLVSADYTANGVPVIRGQNMGSRWVSGEFAYVSPEKAQSLQSNLARPGDIVFTQRGTLGQVALVPEGVFDSYVVSQSQMKLTVDQTKANSHFLYYLFSSPAQQEYIRQNAIQVGVPHTNLGILRDTPVSLPSIDEQRAIAHILGTLDDKIELNRCMNETLEAIARAIFKSWFVDFDPVRAKASGEAPESICRRLGLTPDLLSLFPNRFVDSELGEIPERWEVRAVGDVIERLSVGKKYEQKTVKTVGKVPVLDQGKSGIIGFHDDEPGVTASTDSPVAVFANHTCYMRLIYFPFSAIQNVLPFVGKGVDTIWAFQATFGKQAFIEYKGHWPDFVIHKVVVPDLDLATEYSKVVHSMLTGC, encoded by the coding sequence ATGGCGGGTGAGAGAAACAAAATGACAATTGGCGAGATTGCGGCAAAGACACGCAACGCACTTGTCGGAGGCCCATTTGGTTCAAACCTTGTATCGGCTGATTACACAGCAAATGGTGTTCCTGTCATTCGAGGCCAGAACATGGGATCTCGTTGGGTGTCAGGTGAGTTCGCATATGTGTCGCCAGAAAAGGCTCAATCACTACAGTCAAATCTCGCTAGACCTGGTGACATCGTATTTACTCAACGCGGAACATTGGGGCAGGTTGCGTTAGTTCCAGAAGGTGTTTTCGATTCATATGTTGTTTCACAAAGTCAGATGAAACTGACGGTCGATCAAACAAAGGCCAATTCGCATTTTCTTTATTATCTTTTTAGTTCGCCCGCACAACAAGAATACATCAGGCAAAATGCGATTCAGGTTGGTGTTCCCCACACCAATCTCGGGATTCTCCGCGATACGCCGGTAAGTTTGCCATCAATCGACGAACAACGCGCCATCGCTCACATCCTCGGCACCCTCGACGACAAGATCGAACTCAACCGCTGCATGAACGAAACGCTGGAGGCCATCGCGCGGGCGATCTTCAAGTCCTGGTTTGTCGACTTCGACCCCGTCCGCGCCAAAGCCAGCGGCGAAGCGCCTGAATCCATCTGCCGTCGCCTCGGCCTCACCCCCGACCTCCTCTCCCTCTTCCCCAACCGCTTCGTCGATTCCGAACTCGGCGAGATTCCGGAGAGGTGGGAGGTGCGAGCCGTGGGTGATGTTATAGAACGGTTGTCGGTCGGTAAGAAATACGAGCAAAAGACAGTAAAGACCGTGGGCAAGGTTCCAGTGTTGGATCAAGGCAAGTCCGGAATAATCGGATTCCACGATGACGAACCTGGTGTGACCGCATCGACAGACAGCCCTGTTGCAGTCTTCGCAAACCACACCTGCTATATGCGCCTAATTTATTTTCCGTTCTCAGCTATCCAAAACGTACTTCCATTTGTTGGCAAAGGTGTAGATACGATTTGGGCGTTTCAAGCGACATTTGGAAAGCAGGCTTTCATCGAATACAAAGGCCACTGGCCTGACTTTGTGATTCACAAGGTTGTCGTTCCGGATCTGGATTTGGCTACCGAGTACTCAAAAGTAGTCCATTCGATGTTAACAGGCTGTTGA